The genomic stretch ACCGACGAACACACAAAGGGAGGTGCGGCATGGCTGTTTCAGTTTTGGATGGGAAGAAATTCTTGACGGTGGATGATGAACCTGATGTGCTAGCTGTACTGGAGCAGGAGATCAAGGATTCCTGTCCGAACTGTCAGATAGACAAGGCGACCACGTACGAGAAGGCCGCGGAACTGATCAACAAGAATACGTATGACATTGTGATCCTGGACATAATGGGTGTCCGTGGCTATGACCTTCTTGAACTGGCAGTAAAAAGAGGTTTCAGGGCCGGCATGCTCACTGCTCACGACCTGAGCCCTGAAGCCCTGAAGAAGTCGCATGACCTGGGCGCGCGTGCTTATCTGCCTAAGGACAAGCTTGGAGAGATAGTTCCCTTCCTGGAGGATATTTTTACCCAGGAGTATAAATCCGGCTGGCGAAAATTGATAGACAAACTCGGCCCTTACTTCAACGACGAGTTTAAACCCGGCTGGCGAGAAAAAGCGGGCGTCGATTTCTGGTACTAGAAGCTAACAGGATATAGGGGCCACTTTCGCAGCCATTTCAATTTCCACGAGGAGATTCTTCCCGTTCTCTCGCGTGAGTTCGTAGAGGTGCACATCCGGCCGCGCCTTGATGCTGTCGATAATGCCTCCTCCGTGAAGAGCGATTGTTGCTACGACCGTGACAGGCGCATCGAGCAGATCGAGGACGATGCGCCTGAACTTCATCGAGAGACACTCCATTTTACCGATCTCATCGATGATAACAAGATCCGTGCCAGCTGAAAAGAATGGCACGGTCTCCAGGTATTGCTCGAATCCGGCCACATCGACGCCGTACTTCCCCACCCTTTGACTTCCTCGAATATCGACATGGGAAAGAATGACACGCTCACCGCGGAGGTCAACAATTTCGAAACCCTTTCTCGATTCCCCTTCTCTTATCTCCGCTGTGTAAAAACCTGCAATCTTCATATCCCTCAACCTCTGAACAAATCGCGCAATGAGCGTGGTCTTGCCCGTGCCGGGCAGTCCGGTGATAAGGAGATTTGGCTTCTTCATACCGTTATTCTATATCGTTCCTGCCCGCGATGTCACAAGGCAGGAGCATTCCCCTTTCGTGCTGGCGCACATCAGATCCGTCTGTTGTCTGTCGTTGTCTGTTTGACAGAGCGCACCAGGAATGTTACAAGCACAGGAGAGCGCCGGATAAGGATGTACGGAGGAGCCTATGCCGTTTGAAACACTGAATCACTTAGACCTGTATTACGAAGTGCATGGCGAAGGGGAGACAATACTGCTGCTCCACCATGGATTCGGTTCCGCGAAAATATGGAAAGGCATTTACCCGCAATTTGTCGCTCAGGGCTTCAAGGCAGTGATGTATGACCGGCGGGGTTTCGGACGATCCCAGGCAGGAGATGATTTCCAGGATTTTTATGAAAGTGACCGCTATCGACCGGAGAGCGTTGAAGAGTTACGGGCATTGAAGGATGCTCTCGGCATAGGAAGGTGCCATATAGTTGGTCAGTGCGAAGGCGGCGTGGTCGGCGCCGACTACGCCGTCAAGTATCCTGAAGAGGTCATAACCCTTGTCGCGGCGAGTACGCAATGCTTCAGTGAGGTGCCGGTGAAGGAACTGAACATCGCAAAACTGGTGAACAGATTTGCTTGGTTGGAGCCGCAGCTCCAGGCAAAGTTGATCGACTGGCACGGAGAAGAAGCACAAGAACGATACGATCAATTCGCAAAATTCGGTGGTGCGTATGGCTCAGACTTTTTCGATCTGCGTCCCGTGCTCTCTTTGGTTACCTGTCCTACGCTCGTGCTTTACCCTGACCGCAGCTCCATCTTCGACGTCGAACAGGCAGTCTCCTTTTACAGGCAGTTGGCTCGCGGCGAACTCGCGGTCTTTCCCAGGTGCGGCCATAATACATATGAGCAGCGACCTGAAGACTACGCACGCACGGTGCTCGATTTTATCAGGAGGAATACCGGGCGGGCGGAATCAAACGTTCAACCCGCCATGACGTGTCTTGCATAGATTTCCACGGGCAAGCCCGTCGTACTTCACGCATAACGC from Syntrophorhabdales bacterium encodes the following:
- a CDS encoding response regulator, coding for MAVSVLDGKKFLTVDDEPDVLAVLEQEIKDSCPNCQIDKATTYEKAAELINKNTYDIVILDIMGVRGYDLLELAVKRGFRAGMLTAHDLSPEALKKSHDLGARAYLPKDKLGEIVPFLEDIFTQEYKSGWRKLIDKLGPYFNDEFKPGWREKAGVDFWY
- a CDS encoding nucleoside-triphosphatase, which translates into the protein MKKPNLLITGLPGTGKTTLIARFVQRLRDMKIAGFYTAEIREGESRKGFEIVDLRGERVILSHVDIRGSQRVGKYGVDVAGFEQYLETVPFFSAGTDLVIIDEIGKMECLSMKFRRIVLDLLDAPVTVVATIALHGGGIIDSIKARPDVHLYELTRENGKNLLVEIEMAAKVAPISC
- a CDS encoding alpha/beta hydrolase; translated protein: MPFETLNHLDLYYEVHGEGETILLLHHGFGSAKIWKGIYPQFVAQGFKAVMYDRRGFGRSQAGDDFQDFYESDRYRPESVEELRALKDALGIGRCHIVGQCEGGVVGADYAVKYPEEVITLVAASTQCFSEVPVKELNIAKLVNRFAWLEPQLQAKLIDWHGEEAQERYDQFAKFGGAYGSDFFDLRPVLSLVTCPTLVLYPDRSSIFDVEQAVSFYRQLARGELAVFPRCGHNTYEQRPEDYARTVLDFIRRNTGRAESNVQPAMTCLA